Genomic segment of Alphaproteobacteria bacterium:
ATCTTCACGCGGCGCAGCTGGAACTTTCTTCTTCGAACCTTGATACGCCATGCATGCATGGTCATAGCAATAAGGCAGACCAGGAATTGACATGCTGTCGCAGAAATGGAACCCAGCCTTCAATGGATCGCCTACTGGCCAGCGGCATTGTTGAGCTTGAGCCTGAACGGCTGGCTGGGAATTTTTGAACAAACGGGGGGAGTAATTGCCCACATCTGCCGAAGAACGCAAACGGCGAGCTTCGCTGTCTTCATTGCGATCATTGCGCATATCGCTGCGTGTTGCGTCAGCATTACGGTATGCACCACTGCCAACCATTACATCGCGGCGAAGCCCCATGGCCTTTGGCGCCGACAAACGGGTTTTCATAACTGCGCCGCCCGCATGAGCCACAGCTGGCTTGCCATCGACGCGCTTGATAGGAGATGGGCGAGATGAGAGACCTAGGCGATGCGCCTTACCAATCACAGCGTTGCGGGTGATGCCGCCACCAAGACGGGCAGCGATTTCCTTAGCAGATAGTCCGCTGCCCCACAATTCCTGTAAGACCCCAATGCGCGCGGGAGTCCACGTGTTATTTTGTTCCGCCATGTTACCTAACCCCTTTTAGTTTTTGTTTTTTTGATTTTTGAATTGAACGGATTGGAAATTGGGTGTTGCGTGCAAGCGTATCCCTAAATTCTTCGTTTAGTTTTTCGCTTTGTTTCTGGGCGCAAACCATAGAAATCCAACCGTTAATGTCGTTGCTTTAACCACTAGATTTAGTGGTTACACTGATGTGACCTGTCTATATGTGCGCCATGCACGAGTCGTTTGGCAAGGAAGGAAACATGAAAAAAACAAATTTCCTGTGGGTAAATTTTTATCACGCACCATTGCACTGCAACGCGCAAAAAATCCATTCGGTGTTTCGTTCATCTAACACCATGAATTGACTCTATTTTTTATTCACTCAGCTTGGTGTTTTTAAAATTATGACGTGGACTGAATAGATAAAAATTCATCCAAAAAAGTTTTATCAACTGATTTTGTAGGATTAGGTTTGGGCTTAAAGCTTTTTGGTATTGACTAGGGTTTCATCAGTCAGTGCCTTGACCAAATCGGCGATGGGGATTCCGGATTGCGGATGCTTCCAATCAGGTGCTATTTCCATCAAAGGAAGCAAAATAAATGCGCGTGATGCCAAACGCGGATGTGGGATCTCCAATTCATTATCGAAAATAATTTTTCCATCATAATCGATGATGTCAAGGTCGAGTGTGCGCGCCGCATTTTTTACAGAACGCATGCGCCCGAATTTTTGTTCGATAGAAAGAAGCGCACGCAACAATTCTTGCGGTGAAAGTTCCGTGGTGCATGAAACCACCGCATTAAAAAACCATGGTTGATCGGATGCAGGCACCGGTTTGGAATGATAAAATGACGAGCGTTTATGAATGCGAATTCCATAAGCAGAAAACGCGTCCAGCGCGGCATTTAGCGTAGCTGGTACGGACATAGAACCAAATGGAATATTGCCGCCAACACCAATGATAATCATGTAAAAATCATTGTTTTATAGATGAGGAAGGAGCCAATAAATAATCTTGCGATTGCATTTCCATCAACCGGCTTTCGGTGCGCTCAAACTGTGTGCGATATGCGCTCGTTGCATCCAATAATTCTTTGAGTGGTTTTTCCGCACTGAGCGCAATACGCACATGATTATCATAGAGCACATCAATCAAATGAATGAAACGCAGGGTACTGTTTTTTTCAATATCATTTAGTTGTGGTACGCCTTCCAGAATAATGGTGTGAAAATTCTTTGCGAGCGCCAGATAATCTGGTGTGCCTTTTGCATCGCGGCATAATTCTTCAAACGTGAACCATGCAACGCCGTGTGCTGCTCTAGAAACATGCAATTCTCTTCCCTGCTCCACCACAATGTCGGTTGGCAATGCCTCATCACCGTCGGTGAGCTTGGAAAAAAATTCGGATAATCCCTGCACCGCGCGTTCATCTATCGGGCTTAGATAAACCGGCAATCCCTTGATACGGTCCTGACGGTAATCACATCCATCATCGAGATACAAAACGTGCAGGTGTTTTTTAATGAGGTCGATGAAAGGTAAAAACAAAACACGCTGCAAACCGCCAGCGTATAAATTGTCAGGCGCAGTATTGGATGTGGCAACAACCACAACGCCCCTGCGGAATAGCTCGCGGAAAAAACGGCTTAAAATCATTGCATCGGCAATATTGTGGACCTGGAACTCATCAAAACAAAGCAGCTTGGCTTCTTTGGCTAAATCAATCGCCACATGCACAACCGCATTGTCGCGCACGGCCTGCGATGGGTCTTGGCGCTTGGCATGCAGGCGGCTATGTACATCCAGCATAAAAGCATGAAAATGCACGCGGCGTTTGGCGATACCGTGCACGCTTTCAAAGAACATATCCATCATCATGGTTTTGCCACGCCCGACCGTACCATAAATATAAAGACCACGGTTTTTCTCACGGCGCGCCAGCCAGCGCAGCCAACGCGGTAAAAACGGCTCACGCGCAAGACGGGGCATGCGCAATGCCAAATCATGAAGTGCGTTCATAATTTTGGTCTGCGCGGCATCATGGGTTATTTCACCCGCATCCAGCCTTGCCTGATAATATGCATTCGGTTTCATTTGCATTTTTCAAAGCATAAAGGCTAGGCTAAGTAAAAACAAACACTAAAGCCTTCCTTACTTATGACGTATCCTAACGCACTCCCTTCCGACCATGAACTCGGCCTACATGACAAGCTGCGTAACATGCCGTGGGGTTTTGTATTTTTGGTCATATTGATTTCATCCTTCGGGGTGACATTGCTTTATTCTGCCGGCGGAGCCAGTTGGGAACCATGGGCAGGCAAGCAGCTCTTTCGTATGATACCCGGTCTATTCCTGATGCTTGGTCTTGCCATGGTCGATATCCGCTTCTGGTTTAAATACAGTTATGTGATTTACGGAGCTTTACTCCTGCTGCTTACTGCGGTTGCGATTATTGGGCACATCGGCATGGGTGCGCAGCGCTGGATTAATTTTGGATTTTTTGTACTGCAACCTTCCGAGCATATGAAAGTTGCGCTTGCTTTAGCACTTGCGCATTACTTCCACAATTTATCCTATGAAGAAATCGGCAACCCGTTACGTCTTCTTATTCCGGCAGGGATGGTGCTGCTTCCTGTTGGACTTATCCT
This window contains:
- the folK gene encoding 2-amino-4-hydroxy-6-hydroxymethyldihydropteridine diphosphokinase gives rise to the protein MIIIGVGGNIPFGSMSVPATLNAALDAFSAYGIRIHKRSSFYHSKPVPASDQPWFFNAVVSCTTELSPQELLRALLSIEQKFGRMRSVKNAARTLDLDIIDYDGKIIFDNELEIPHPRLASRAFILLPLMEIAPDWKHPQSGIPIADLVKALTDETLVNTKKL
- a CDS encoding GcrA family cell cycle regulator gives rise to the protein MAEQNNTWTPARIGVLQELWGSGLSAKEIAARLGGGITRNAVIGKAHRLGLSSRPSPIKRVDGKPAVAHAGGAVMKTRLSAPKAMGLRRDVMVGSGAYRNADATRSDMRNDRNEDSEARRLRSSADVGNYSPRLFKNSQPAVQAQAQQCRWPVGDPLKAGFHFCDSMSIPGLPYCYDHACMAYQGSKKKVPAAPREDAPAAAEGDSAQFGAVNNS
- the zapE gene encoding cell division protein ZapE, with the translated sequence MKPNAYYQARLDAGEITHDAAQTKIMNALHDLALRMPRLAREPFLPRWLRWLARREKNRGLYIYGTVGRGKTMMMDMFFESVHGIAKRRVHFHAFMLDVHSRLHAKRQDPSQAVRDNAVVHVAIDLAKEAKLLCFDEFQVHNIADAMILSRFFRELFRRGVVVVATSNTAPDNLYAGGLQRVLFLPFIDLIKKHLHVLYLDDGCDYRQDRIKGLPVYLSPIDERAVQGLSEFFSKLTDGDEALPTDIVVEQGRELHVSRAAHGVAWFTFEELCRDAKGTPDYLALAKNFHTIILEGVPQLNDIEKNSTLRFIHLIDVLYDNHVRIALSAEKPLKELLDATSAYRTQFERTESRLMEMQSQDYLLAPSSSIKQ